A single region of the Aurantiacibacter sp. MUD11 genome encodes:
- the thiL gene encoding thiamine-phosphate kinase codes for MRGEAEFISALRQLPLHPGARNLEDDTAVLEIGGETLVITHDVMVEGVHFRPDQDLFDVGWKIVAVNISDLAAKGAKPIGLLLGYTLGRDDQRFVAGMHAAMEAFDVALLGGDTVSSPSARSFGITAIGRAVHVPVPSRSGAGIGDRLWVTGTLGAAMVGHDAMPDGDAETTLPYRQPRALVAEGQQLAPQVTAMMDISDGLLLDSFRMAEASQVSIAVDSKAVPVADPGRRMECLTWGDDYQLLFTLPDGVAPAVTATCIGKVEPRGFAPLFVDGEPVTNAKGLGYLHD; via the coding sequence GTGAGGGGCGAGGCCGAATTCATTTCGGCCCTGCGGCAGCTGCCGCTGCACCCCGGCGCCCGCAACCTGGAAGACGATACCGCAGTCCTGGAGATCGGCGGCGAAACGCTGGTCATCACCCATGACGTGATGGTGGAAGGCGTCCACTTCCGGCCCGACCAGGACCTGTTCGACGTCGGCTGGAAGATCGTCGCCGTCAACATCAGCGACCTTGCCGCCAAGGGGGCCAAGCCGATCGGCCTGCTGCTCGGCTACACGCTTGGCCGGGACGACCAACGCTTCGTTGCCGGCATGCACGCGGCGATGGAGGCATTCGACGTGGCCCTGCTGGGCGGCGATACGGTTTCCTCGCCCTCTGCCCGCAGCTTCGGGATCACCGCTATCGGCCGGGCCGTCCACGTGCCGGTCCCTTCGCGCTCGGGCGCAGGCATTGGCGACAGGCTGTGGGTCACCGGCACGCTGGGCGCGGCGATGGTCGGCCACGACGCCATGCCGGACGGCGATGCGGAGACGACGCTCCCCTATCGCCAGCCGCGCGCACTGGTCGCCGAGGGACAGCAACTCGCCCCGCAAGTGACTGCAATGATGGATATTTCGGACGGATTGCTGCTGGACAGCTTCCGCATGGCCGAAGCGAGCCAGGTCTCCATCGCCGTCGACAGCAAGGCGGTTCCAGTCGCCGATCCGGGCCGGCGCATGGAGTGCCTGACCTGGGGTGACGACTACCAGTTGCTGTTCACCCTGCCCGATGGCGTCGCTCCCGCCGTGACCGCCACCTGCATCGGCAAGGTCGAGCCGCGCGGCTTCGCGCCCTTGTTCGTCGATGGCGAGCCGGTGACCAATGCCAAAGGGCTGGGATACCTCCACGACTAA
- the nusB gene encoding transcription antitermination factor NusB translates to MSQNQRSRARSAARLAAVQALYQRHMENTPTAKLLDEFHQHRLGAEIEDDQYEEAEVDFFDDIVAGVVARGEEIDDTLVSKLAEGWTLARLDKTMLQILRCGAYELLGRADVPTATAISEYVDVAHAFFDEREAKFVNGILDAVARDARG, encoded by the coding sequence ATGAGCCAGAACCAGCGCTCCCGCGCCCGCAGCGCCGCCCGCCTCGCCGCCGTGCAGGCGCTTTACCAGCGCCACATGGAGAATACCCCGACCGCGAAGTTGCTCGACGAATTCCACCAGCACCGGCTGGGCGCGGAAATCGAGGACGACCAGTATGAAGAGGCCGAGGTCGACTTCTTCGACGACATCGTCGCCGGCGTCGTCGCGCGCGGGGAAGAAATCGACGACACGCTGGTGAGCAAGCTGGCCGAGGGCTGGACGCTCGCTCGCCTCGACAAGACCATGCTGCAGATCCTGCGCTGTGGTGCCTACGAACTGCTCGGCCGTGCCGACGTGCCGACCGCCACGGCGATCAGCGAATATGTCGATGTCGCCCACGCCTTCTTCGACGAGCGCGAGGCGAAATTCGTCAACGGCATCCTCGACGCAGTGGCCAGGGACGCGCGCGGGTGA
- the hisD gene encoding histidinol dehydrogenase — MRRLSITDEDFESKFARIVNDRRESDDNVASDVRGIIDQVRQKGDDALVDYTMRYDKHALTADLASWRIGADQCKVAYDMLLPDVREALDMAAERIRAYHEGQLPENRDYTDAKNVRLGARWSAVEAAGMYVPGGRAAYPSSLLMNAIPAKVAGVERLVVTTPTPGGKMNDLVLAAAHVAGVDEMWRIGGAQAVAALAFGTQRIRPVDVITGPGNAYVAEAKRQLYGVVGIDMVAGPSEILVIADNQNDPDWIAADLLSQAEHDPSSQSILITDDAAYAAAVEDAVDVLLSQLSTERTATESWDKHGVVIVVEDLLQQAPALADRLAAEHVQLALNNAEEMFARLRHAGSVFLGRYTPEAVGDYVAGPNHVLPTGRRARFASGLSVLDFMKRTSFISLDEGALDAIGPAAAALAEIEGLPAHARSVTVRLK; from the coding sequence ATGCGCCGCCTGTCCATCACCGACGAGGATTTCGAGAGCAAGTTCGCCCGGATCGTCAACGACCGGCGCGAGAGCGACGACAATGTCGCCAGCGACGTGCGCGGCATCATCGACCAGGTCCGCCAGAAGGGCGACGATGCGCTGGTCGATTACACCATGCGCTATGACAAGCATGCGCTGACGGCGGACCTCGCCAGCTGGCGGATCGGGGCGGACCAGTGCAAGGTCGCCTACGACATGCTGCTGCCCGACGTGCGCGAGGCACTGGACATGGCGGCAGAGCGCATCCGCGCCTACCATGAAGGCCAGCTGCCCGAGAACCGCGACTACACAGATGCCAAGAACGTCCGCCTCGGCGCGCGGTGGAGCGCGGTGGAAGCGGCCGGCATGTATGTGCCCGGTGGCCGCGCCGCCTATCCCTCCAGCCTGCTGATGAACGCCATTCCGGCCAAAGTGGCGGGCGTCGAGCGGCTGGTCGTCACCACGCCCACGCCGGGCGGCAAGATGAACGACCTGGTGCTGGCCGCGGCCCATGTCGCCGGGGTGGACGAGATGTGGCGCATCGGCGGGGCACAGGCCGTGGCCGCGCTGGCCTTCGGCACGCAGCGCATTCGTCCTGTCGACGTCATCACCGGCCCCGGCAACGCCTATGTCGCCGAAGCCAAGCGCCAGCTTTACGGCGTGGTCGGCATCGACATGGTGGCGGGACCGAGCGAAATCCTCGTCATTGCCGACAACCAGAACGATCCAGACTGGATCGCTGCCGACCTGCTGAGCCAGGCCGAGCATGACCCGTCGAGCCAGTCGATCCTGATTACCGACGATGCCGCCTATGCCGCCGCGGTGGAAGATGCGGTCGACGTGCTGCTTTCGCAGCTCAGCACCGAGCGCACCGCCACCGAGAGCTGGGACAAGCACGGTGTGGTGATCGTGGTGGAAGACCTGCTCCAACAGGCCCCCGCCCTCGCCGATCGCCTGGCCGCCGAACACGTACAGCTGGCGCTCAACAATGCGGAAGAGATGTTCGCCCGGCTCAGGCATGCCGGCAGCGTCTTCCTTGGCCGCTACACGCCCGAAGCCGTCGGCGATTACGTCGCCGGGCCGAACCACGTGCTGCCCACCGGCCGCCGCGCGCGCTTCGCCAGCGGTCTGTCGGTGCTCGACTTCATGAAGCGCACCAGCTTCATTTCGCTGGACGAGGGCGCGCTGGATGCTATCGGGCCTGCCGCCGCCGCGCTGGCCGAGATCGAGGGCCTGCCCGCCCACGCCCGCAGCGTTACCGTGCGGCTCAAGTAA